From the genome of Papaver somniferum cultivar HN1 chromosome 2, ASM357369v1, whole genome shotgun sequence, one region includes:
- the LOC113352688 gene encoding uncharacterized protein LOC113352688 yields MMHRRDGAIFGWQMRQSCNENCTKGTGDAASADEKQHGAGKAQHDVGRGQHRNISRLLGSKEHTKKKMSSGLMYVGVKINGEWVSAMADTGATKSFIHPNVAMALNLTVTSAASTIKTVNSEPQASRGKVRNADVQVGEWKGKLDFLVMVMDDFDLILGMNFFCAGKASSLPHRNGILIQHPQYPCFIPIVRQSEPDKTLKPCLSAVQVNDGMRQGLATFLCVFVEIKPGKVVEVEDGIAEVLEEFAYTMPAEMPKTLPLRRRIDHMIELVPEARPPAQAPYHMSPLELEEMRKQIYKLLEEGYIQPSKAPFGAPVLFQKKQDGSLRMCVDYRALNKLTMKNKYPIPLVEDLFDRLDKAKLFTKLDLRSGYYQVRIAEGDEPKDAMVTRYGSFEYRVMPFSLINSPATFCNMMNDVFAEYIDRFVVV; encoded by the exons ATGATGCACCGCCGTGATGGCGCAATATTTGGCTGGCAAATGCGTCAATCATGCAACGAG AACTGTACTAAGGGTACCGGAGATGCTGCAAGTGCTGATGAGAAACAACACGGTGCTGGGAAGGCTCAGCATGATGTTGGCAGGGGCCAACATCGCAACATCAGTCGTTTGCTAGGGAGCAAAGAACACACAAAGAAGAAAATGTCTTCTGGACTGATGTACGTTGGTGTGAAGATTAACGGAGAATGGGTATCAGCGATGGCTGATACTGGTGCGACGAAGTCTTTCATTCATCCAAATGTTGCCATGGCATTGAACTTAACAGTTACTAGCGCGGCTAGCACCATCAAAACTGTTAACTCAGAACCACAAGCCAGTCGAGGGAAAGTTCGCAATGCAGATGTGCAAGTTGGAGAATGGAAAGGAAAGCTAGATTTTCTAGTGATGGTCATGGATGATTTTGACCTGATTTTGGGCATGAATTTCTTTTGCGCGGGGAAGGCGTCGTCATTACCTCATAGGAATGGGATATTGATACAGCACCCTCAATACCCATGTTTTATCCCTATTGTGAGGCAAAGTGAACCAGACAAGACACTTAAGCCATGTCTGTCTGCGGTTCAGGTGAACGATGGTATGCGCCAAGGCTTGGCTACTTTCCTATGCGTGTTTGTTGAGATCAAACCAGGAAAGGTAGTGGAAGTAGAGGATGGAATAGCTGAAGTCTTAGAAGAGTTTGCATACACGATGCCTGCAGAAATGCCTAAGACGCTACCATTACGGCGTAGGATCGATCATATGATAGAGTTGGTGCCAGAGGCAAGGCCGCCTGCACAAGCACCATATCATATGTCACCGCTAGAACTTGAGGAGATGCGCAAGCAGATTTATAAATTACTGGAGGAAGGCTACATACAACCGTCTAAAGCTCCATTTGGTGCTCCGGTTTTGTTCCAAAAGAAGCAAGATGGCTCGCTTCGTATGTGTGTTGATTATAGGGCTTTGAACAAACTAActatgaagaacaagtacccaATTCCGCTAGTGGAAGACTTGTTTGATCGGTTGGACAAAGCTAAATTATTCACCAAATTGGATTTGCGCTCAGGTTATTACCAAGTGCGCATAGCAGAAGGCGATGAACCAAAGGATGCAATGGTAACAAGGTATGGCTCGTTTGAATACCGTGTGATGCCATTCAGCTTGATAAATTCTCCAGCAACATTTTGCAACATGATGAATGATGTGTTTGCTGAGTACATTGACCGCTTTGTAGTGGTATAA